In Actinomyces radicidentis, one genomic interval encodes:
- a CDS encoding exonuclease SbcCD subunit D, translating to MRILHTSDWHLGRTFHGRVLDEPQAAFADHLVELVEAESVDAVVVSGDVYDRAIPPTASVSLLDDTLARLSDRTRVVLTSGNHDSAQRLAFGSGLLREGLSIRARTAQVDRPVIIPDADGGAGLYVYALPYLDPDGARESLPPLLAARLGEGDAEAPGPLARSHEAVVSGALRLVAHDLAGRRSGGGVRVPALVMAHAFVVGGRASEDSERDIRVGGVDSVPGEVFSTLGGSAEAGAAGALDYAALGHLHRPQEIAQGTTDGAGASGPRLVYSGSPLPFSFSEADSPKSSVLLDLGPEGVTSLERVPTPAPNRAATLRGTLDELLGPLGDGHERDWVRVELTGPMPPETMARLKERFPDMLAFSWSRPAVERERGAARVTRASDPVEITERFLTRMLGRDPDDAERAVITDAYDAVRTDQEAS from the coding sequence GACGAGCCGCAGGCGGCCTTCGCGGACCACCTCGTCGAGCTCGTCGAGGCCGAGTCCGTGGACGCCGTCGTCGTCTCCGGGGACGTCTACGACCGGGCCATCCCGCCGACGGCCTCGGTGAGCCTGCTCGATGACACGCTGGCGCGCCTGTCGGACCGCACACGGGTGGTCCTCACCTCCGGCAACCACGACTCAGCCCAGCGCCTCGCCTTCGGCTCGGGTCTGCTGCGCGAGGGTCTGTCGATCCGGGCGCGGACGGCGCAGGTGGACCGGCCCGTCATCATCCCGGACGCCGACGGCGGCGCCGGCCTGTACGTCTACGCCCTGCCCTACCTGGATCCGGACGGCGCGCGCGAGAGCCTGCCCCCGCTCCTCGCGGCACGGCTCGGGGAGGGCGACGCCGAGGCGCCGGGGCCGCTGGCCCGCTCGCACGAGGCGGTCGTCTCGGGTGCGCTGAGGCTGGTCGCGCACGACCTCGCGGGGCGTCGCAGCGGTGGGGGCGTCCGGGTTCCGGCGCTCGTCATGGCGCACGCCTTCGTCGTGGGCGGGCGCGCGAGCGAGGACTCCGAGCGGGACATCCGCGTCGGCGGCGTCGACTCCGTGCCCGGCGAGGTCTTCTCGACGCTCGGCGGATCCGCGGAGGCGGGGGCCGCCGGCGCTCTGGACTACGCGGCCCTCGGACACCTGCACCGGCCCCAGGAGATCGCGCAGGGCACGACGGACGGGGCCGGCGCGTCCGGCCCGCGCCTCGTCTACTCCGGCAGCCCGCTGCCCTTCTCCTTCTCCGAGGCCGACTCCCCGAAGTCCTCCGTCCTCCTCGACCTCGGGCCCGAGGGCGTCACCTCGCTCGAGCGCGTCCCCACTCCGGCACCGAACCGGGCGGCGACGTTGCGGGGCACGCTCGACGAGCTCCTCGGCCCCCTCGGCGACGGCCACGAGCGGGACTGGGTGCGCGTCGAGCTCACCGGCCCCATGCCGCCGGAGACGATGGCGCGTCTCAAGGAGCGCTTCCCCGACATGCTCGCCTTCTCCTGGTCCCGGCCCGCCGTCGAGCGCGAGCGCGGCGCCGCCCGGGTCACGCGGGCCTCGGACCCCGTCGAGATCACGGAGCGCTTCCTCACGCGCATGCTCGGCCGGGACCCCGACGACGCCGAGCGCGCCGTCATCACCGACGCCTACGACGCCGTCCGCACCGACCAGGAGGCCTCATGA